A segment of the Populus alba chromosome 9, ASM523922v2, whole genome shotgun sequence genome:
CAGTACATTGGATATATGGCCCTGGAAATATTTGGTCCCATGGATGAGGGAAGACCTTTTTGCTCGGGTATGTTTCTCATGTAATCTGCTGCCACCTGTTGGATTTCTCACTTCCTCTGTTTGTTCAATAACATGATATTTCTACttgattcttttgttttattgttcatAACTGTTTGGACGTATGCTCTTATCATGAATTCCCATCCACATTATTGTTCTTCAGGAAAAATACAGctcaaaacaagacctaattaaGTTCTAATTATATCTGACCATTTTGAAGACACGGATACTCCAAGTTATTTGTCCCTCTTCAGTAATCATCTCACTCTAATTTCTCTAACCTGCATGTACATATTCTTTACAATGACCAGGACCAATTCTGCATGGACCACTAAAACTTGTCATGACAATGcaataatttattgaaagacTAGGCTTTTTCTTCCTTGAGCTGCATGCtatgtttatatgttttattcTCATGGACAGAGGGATGCTAGAAAAATGATGGGCTCAATTGACATTAAGAGGAATGACCCATACAACATGGAGAAAATGGTGATGCCTTTACAGGAATACATCAATGACCCTAGAGCCCATGAGCTTGTACACAATGGAGAGACGTTCCAGGTACTTGTCCTCTTAAATCTCGCAGCATGCAGTACttcatcctttttctttatacAATCGCACCATCCAGGCTACTATAGTCATTGAATTCTTGGAGTCTTACCAACTGTTTTAATTAACAGGTTGCAGGATTGACAAACAACTCTTATTTTGCGGAATCACATGAAGTGCGTTGTTGTGTGCAGAAGCATAAGATTCTTGGTGAACATGTTCTTGAAGTTGCAAAGGTAATTACAATAGGTTTCTGCGTTTTGGAAAATGCTGTTTCACGATATTGTTCCTCTGATATTTTTCCCTCCATGGTTGTTTTCATGGTAGATACTTGTAAATCTTGCAGAAGAGGTTGGATGATATGCTATATGTTGGACTCACTGAGGACCACAGAGAGTCTGCAACTATGTTTGCAAATGTAGTCGGTGCACAGGTGATTTCGAAGGCATTAACAGAAAATTCTAGCATGGAGAGTGCTGCTAATAGCAAATCAGGTTGGTTCGGGGAGGAATTCCATTTCCACTTTAGCCCTTCCTTCAAGTGGTTTCGTATCTTCCAagtcatataatttttatttttattctttgctTGAGGTACAGGGCAGGGTTCTTCGCATTCTGAATCATTGCCTGAAAATGATGATAATCAGGTGAGCAGCAGTGAACTCTTTGCTCTTGGCACTAGTGATATTTGGTAATTAAGGTAGTTCATTTAGTAAATGTGACACTGAATACTAAGCAGAGTAGCATGTATTCTTGCTATTTCTTCATGACAGGATAGCACTTCAGACCACAAGGCAGATGAAATTGGTTCCGCAGAGGATctggaagagaagaaagaaactgTAAGGCACATTGTATACATATAATGAATTGTCTGTCCTTTAAAAGGTTAAAAGTTAACTTGGATCATCTTTCCAACACATTAGATGACTGTGGGTAAACTTATGGAAGCTTATGAAGGCTGCATTTCTAGTTTACGAAAGACCCAGTCACGGCGCCGCAAGTCTTCTTTGAAGAGAATCTCTCCAGCAAACTTTTCGAAGGAGGTGCActtttcaagattttctttCACCGGCCATTCTTTCTGCTAGTCTAacccccctcttttttttttttttttttttgtctaaacaaatttgtttttcatatcatCAACCTGCCTCATAATTTGTCAAATTTCTACGAACTTTGACATTTTCGATGCTTCTTGAAGAATTAACAGGTGACAGGATTCGTTGTTGTGTGATAGAGCAGACTGCAGCCAAAAATGATGCAGTCCTTTCATGTTAAATACTGTCATGCTTTGCTCTGGGTAGTCTGAAATTTGAAGTCTAGCTGAAgccaataaataaattcaatgagAAATGTGCAACACATCAAACATTTGGATAGGAGGAATGACTGGTGCTTTTCTTCAAGTCATTTCCCATCTTTCCCAAACCTCTGATCCTCAACAGTTCCTTTAGCAGATTTTATGTGGAATCTGAAGGGCACTCCATAGTTGAAGCTGTGTGGTCAGAGGCTCTCGATAAGTCTAGCATTAATCTTGTAGGGTAGTAGATCTCAGAAGACCACATCtctgcatatttgttttttgtggcACCACGTGGCTTAGAAGATTTTTTGGTGCTATGCTGTTTTAGCAGTGATTATGTTAGGATAAAGAGAGATGCTAAAATTTCAAGGAACATTTCTCTTTTGGTCATGCGGGACAGGACAGCGATACTAACCTTGCTTCCTTGTAATGCTGTTGCAACTTTTAAGGGTGTTTCTCTGGCGGACATTTAGCTGAATTGGTTTGGACTGGAATGCTCTTTATTTTGAGAGTGCTTCTTTTCCATTTTCCAGATTGTTACCTTCAGAAGTAGAAATTCTTTTTCTGCTTGCCTCATAGTATTTATACATTTGTTTATTTCCAAACATCTTCATTTAATGTATTGCATTTTGAAGTTTGTGCCGAATGTTTTCTGTCTCACTTGTGTATGCATGTGGTTTCCATGTTGAAACATTTTGTAATGTTGGTAGACTGCCTTTTTGAATTGTTATGATTCACTGCTGATGATTTGATTATGGAAGAATCCACCCCTGTTATTGCTTACTAACCCTTCCATGATGACATTTCACAGGATCGCAGTAGGGTTTCTGAGGTGGTTATTGAGCAGATAAGATCACTAAACCATCTTGATTTCGAGCTATATAAATATGCTCGGGAGATCTTTGCAAAGCAACACAAGCATGTGGTGGAAAAGTTGTCTAGTATGGTAAGCATCTCTTTCAGAATTGTAATCTATTCCATGTTTCTGCTGGCGTTCACACTTAATCATGCTGGTTATTGCTTCACCTAAGAAAATATTGACTGGTGAAACTTCTATAATATTGTGATGCGTGTTTTAACACTCAGTGCTTTCTTCTTGACGCTCTCCCTGTCTCTAACCCATGCTCATCGAtacttattttctttgtttttttttcacctgCTTGTCACACCATTATCCTGTTCTGTTATAGGTTTTAAATATGTGATGACTTATCAGGATGCAGTAACTCCTGTTTTAGTTTTGTGAACAAAAAACTCCAACAATACTCTTTTAGCTGTCATATCTCTCAACCTTTTTTAATGGTACGCTGTCCTGTGGTATTTATGAAGAGTATTGCTATTTCAGCTACCCAAGGTCCTTTTTGAAGAAGCTTTTGAAGATAGTTTTCTGTTCTTGGTACTGGAcatcatatattattttctgtACTTGAAAATGCAATCTCATTCCATGCTCTGGATATGCATCTGGCAGTTAATTAAAGATGCCAGAAAGCACAATCACAAAAGGCGTAGAACATTagagaaacaccaaaatcaAGTCTTTATAGCTTTTCCCCACCCAAGAAAGAGCAGGGATGGTTAACAGTATCCAAACATTCTTtgcatgaaaagctatttgtTATATCTTATAATCACATTTTGAGGAACAGCTGATTAAGAACACCTCTGAACATGTTTGGTTACTATCAGTTTTAAAACTTCTGCTTTTGTGTTTCCTGGTGTTATTCcgacatttttctttgtttttcatggtCATCTTTAAACAGCTTAAAGGTGAGGTGCCTTATATTCCGTGTTTTTTTTCTACTGCAGGAGTCGGAGAGCATGTTCAACAACCCTGGTGGGATCACGATGTGGAAATTCTTTTCATCAGCCATGTACATTGTCGTCCTCCTTGTACTCCTTTTCCTATGTGTAAATGCAAGAAGAAGAATGTCGAAagttaagatataaaaaatcactttctacTTGTTTAGAAATAGAAGATATCCATTGgccaaaagggaaaaaaaaagttcctcTACACTGGATAGGAAAGTAGGTTTCATTCCTATGCCTCTGGTTTACTTTGAAGCTCGATCAACGATGTaccggttcttttttttttctttttttttgataggGATGGCTTGCTGATGAAatgttataaattttgtttatcCAGctcccaccttttctttttcgtttttgTATTTCCTCAGAAATCCAACAATACCCACATTGGTCCTGTTCATCTTTTGTTTTGTCATTATTATTGAATGTTCGAGCTTAAATGAGTAATTGGCAAACCCTAAATTCTTAACTTGTGAATTGTGATAGGATGGCACGGGACAACGGAAATCAAGGCACATGACTTGGAAAAATCTGAAATTATCAGCaactctttccttccttcccaAAACGATCATCATTGGCACTCCAAttttcacaatttaaaaaaacgaattttcacaatttaaaaaaacgaaaaacaaaaacaagaatattaAAGGACAacgttttcattattttttttatataaaatcttttttctaaaataatgttAAGGCATACATTTGAGTTTAACTATGAAAGACTCAACTAAAGGTATTGAGAGGATTATTTTAGACTGACTCATAATTTAGACCTAGTTTATATCTTAGATTAACAGGTTAATTTGAATTGAcaatgatgttattttgatttaaaaaaaaaactaaactaggGTTTTACTAGATCGATCAGCATAGGATTTATCCAAGTCAATTATATTATGTTATGGTTTTAAAACCTGATTTTAGGATTGACTCGGAGCAAGGATCGGGTCACGAGTTGTGATGGTTGACTtggttcaatttaatttttttaaaaaaattcaaaacaatgttattttgacaaaaaaataaataaaaaatcaacaagttaaTGATTGGTTTTTGACCATGTccacttgaattttttaccAGGTTaccgaagttttttttttctttaacctagATTGATCTAAATACCAAGTCATGTTTGTCCAAGAAGGCCTATCCAggtttttaaacaataaatcaTGCTAGATcaactcatttattttaatgtgaaaCCTAAGTTGAGTGACAACTTGGTTTAACAAGCTATTGGCTTGACTCATCAAGCCAACGAGGCTTAAAAACACCGatgaaaaacacatgattttttgCTGGAAATATTTCGCTTCTAGCAAAGAAAAGATGGAAGAGggtttttaaacaaataaataacattgaCCATCATCATGAATAATTTACTAGTACAAACAATGGTAGGTCCTGCTCCCAACAACAAAGAACATGGTATTTGACAACTATTTTCCAGAATCTAATATAATCATCGGTGCTCTCTCAAATCAAATCTTAACCATGATGATTAATATACACAACTccagttcttttattttttatttttttctattatcatGTGTTTGTTTGGGGAATTGGGCAATtagaatagaaaataataaaaaaaaataaaagaattaacacaaaaacaaaaagttttagCAAAATAGCTTTTAAAAGTTGTGGTTCAgaaaaattacatataatttaTGTTGTGTTTTTGAACcgtgatattaattaaatattgtagtTCTAAAATATGACATGAATTAAATTTCAGTTGCCATCCcaacaattctataaaaatcAAGCAGCAAAATTCTTATGTGtctaaatctaacaaaaaaaatgttcttatgaaatttattatttagtttgttaatcttaaatttaaattagcTAATGATTTTAGAGAATAagaaatttttcaattttaacaaaatttaggCAAAGTTTCCCCTATTTAGAAACTATACCCAAAATTTTGTCCcgtttaaaaatatttgcaaaGAATTGCaataacaaaacacaataaattcTCATATTTCATGATCACAAGTAGTCTTaggaatgaaaataaataaacatatttacATGCAAAATGAATATGAAATACTTCAATAATACAACATTCTAGTAactaaaatctcaaaatatacaACATTCTAGTAactaaaatctcaaaatatggCAACACAACCCATCTATATATCTACGTCTATATCATCTACTAGATGATCTAGGCTCATCAATAGCATGACTACATTATGCTCCTGCCTTAGTGGCCTTTTTCTCTACCACGACATCATCAAGAGTTAACCTTACTCCAAAGTTATCAAGTCTACTATGGAAAACATTGAACCACCGAGACATATAGGTGTATCTTTCATGTTCTTTGTCAATATTACAAAGCACGGATACAACCTCTCGACCCTCCCGTAGCaacaatcaacctaatattaataaaatattaatgttaaattaaaatatcaataaataaaatgcattgtttaacatatattgattttaaagtgatttaattacttataatattaatcatttaacaccCATGTTGGGCATGTTGCTTGTACTAAATGTATATAGGTGGAGGAACCTCCTTGAGATTCAGTGTAATAACCCAACATGTTGTACCTATTTATCAAATCATATACTCCTCCTTTATAATCACATGATATGtctataaatatcttatttctTTGTGCATCACACTCTAATACATAAGCTCCATATGACTTAACCAgttatattcattatttttaccCTAATGATTCATGATGTGCAACACATCActtatattaatgttaatttgaaTGAATTGTTTGTAATTGAATTGTTGCATTACTCGATCTAGACATTGTAGCTCAATCATCTCAAAAAATATCAACGAGACCATTGATATCCATATGTCCTTCCTACTAGTGCAAATAGTTGTAGCAACTGCCAATCTTTCACCCTCATAAGACGCCTACATGACCTATAAAAGACAAGTAtcttaaatattaaacaataataatttggtaaagttaagttttttctttaacaaatgGTTCATAAAATACCTGGATAGGCTGCCACTTATCTAGCTCACTCCGATAAAATGACAACATAtgttgaattattataaaatactcTACTAGCACACCATCTAGCATTACAAATATGTCACTTTAATTGCATTTTTAAGTTATAATTAGACAATATAAATGTATATAATTGCAAAATAACATTGTAATACATGCATCTTAGTTGAAGCTGAAGTGTAACCCCTATAATCTGGATAAATTATAAGTGGCAATCTAGGCATTTGGGACCGATCCACATGAAGATGCTCATAGGGTCGTAAatgttatttaataaaaaaacatgtttatttcgtgttaacaacaaacatttaaaatgtaaatagttattttaaactCTTTAATTCATACTTATAGAAGTAACAAACATCCCCAACATATTTGGCCCCTTTCATGTATACGTATGCCAAAACACCGGATCCCCAGCAATATGTGGGAATGACATCAAAGTTCTCAAGAAGCATCAGATAAATTAAAGGCACATATCTCCTCATGAGGTCTATGAATAATACACCtccaaacaaatacaatatttatgatttagTATACCTacataacataataaaattatcatactAATTCACATATACTTAACAAATAATCAAcatattcaaattataatttaatgaatACCTCTGCAAGACCTCATCGTTAGCATCATTTAGTGATATAGTAAAtgtattcttaatttatttaagatgTATGCTACTCTCCCTTCACTTCAGAATGAGAGAGTGTCAATCCAAATACACGCTCGCATAACGTAATCCAATTACACATACTAGTAAATGTGACTGTCagttcatcaataaaaaatctaagcaAAACTACAACGTCTTTTAATGTTGGTGTCATCTTCCTATGCTTAAGATGAAATGTGTGTGTCTTATGTCTCCATCGCTCAATTAGTGTGTGGATCAAGTCATAGTCAAGCTTAATGTGCTCTACACAATTgatgtataaaaaaacattttgtaaCACATATGGCTTAACCTACTCATGCAACTTCATCCCCTTATATGTTTGTTAATAAATCATAACCTCATCCTGCATAACAATttacaatataattatataaatatataatatcttTAATGTTAagtattgaaaatatttattgaaattaaaacatatttataatctCGATGAAAATATCTTCCGATCGATGTTTATCTTGCAACCGCAAGATAAAAGTGTCAACGAGCCTGATTGGCATGTACTATGAATCAAACTTTCCATGCAAATAGTCATGCTCTCTAAAAATATCAGCGTCATAATGTGGCTACCCAACATAAGAAGAAGATTCACCCCCTTGCATACAACAAAAGGCCCAGTTCcacgagaaaaaaaatgatctcatGCAGCTGCTACCAATTTTGTTACTGGAATTCCTTTTGAGGATACTGCTGCTGTTGAGAAACAACAACCTTATTGTGCAAGCCTTTCTGCTGATCCTCATACTGATTCAATGTGCACAGAAGCTGGTACACTTGATAACTTGAAGACCCAATCCCCTGGGCGCAAAAGATCCAAGATTGCTACCACTGGTACCAAGCAATCTACTACTCTGAACTTTATGCACATTTCTGAAGAAAGAGATACTCCTGCTGTGAAGGCTCTAAAAAGGCAGTATCCAACTAGAAGCAGGGTTGTTGCCACCTCTGATGTGATTCTTCAAGAAAAGCAAAAGCTCAAAAGCCCTGTTGTAGCTCCCATGTCAATGAGCAATTCCGATGATATTTCTCCATCGTCTACCTTTTAGCTAATTGTACTATGGTTTATAATTTGCAGGGAGGTTTTCCCTTGCTAGTTGTATTGGTTtctacttgttttattttttgtttattggttCAACTGTTTTTTGCATGATTTCTATTCGTGGTTATGGTCCTGCTAGTAGTTTTTGGTTGGGTGGCCTTTGGATCTGCTATCGGCTTTATTGGTTTGTATGGCCTCTGTGTGGTGGGGACTTCATACTTATTCATGTAGCTGCTATGCTGCTCAATCGCAGTCTGGAtgcttttgggttttttttctgcTGCTTGGCTTGCTCTCATCTGTTTTGCATTGTTGATACTAGCTTTTGCCTGTGGCTTCTATGTCTGGTCTATGGTTCCTGCTTCTTCCAACTTGGTGGAATCTGGTAGCTTTTGTCTGTTTGCCTCATTTGGTAATCCTGGTTGTTCTGGCGTTGCTTCTCTCTTGATTGTTAGATGGCTTGATCCTACTGGTTTGTTCCAGGTGCATGTGTTCTGTGTTTTATTTTGGCTTTGTGGGAGTCTGTTCCCCTAATCTCTTTTGTCTGCTCCGTTGGTGCTATGTTTGGTTGTGCTAGCTTATTAGGTTCCTTATCTTTGTTCCTTTTAGTGGATTATGTTATGCTTTGCTCAAGCCGATGGCTGAATTGGGCTGCTTTGTTTAGAGTTTTATTTCCTCTATCTTCAAGGAGTTTGTTCCCTGTATTTGTATATGCATGTACAGTTGACTTGTTAGTTTCcagctttgttttattttgattatatatatatataagattcaCCACCTTGCATGTGCGACATCCTATGTAAGTGTACCTGTGTTTAATATGAAGTTAGACAagtttaatatacttttaaaaaaatatcataatatact
Coding sequences within it:
- the LOC118034744 gene encoding protein-tyrosine sulfotransferase isoform X1; its protein translation is MDPTLKLLAFLILVLANICPIKSDFSHCEKVVKNWAFSSLQRVKEDKHTLRDLLFFLHVPRTGGRTYFHCFLKRLYANAQECPRSYDKLRFDPRKQECRLLATHDDYSMMSKLPKEKTSVVTILRNPVDRIFSTYEFSIEVAARFLVHPNLTSATKMVGRMRPGATGVSTLDIWPWKYLVPWMREDLFARRDARKMMGSIDIKRNDPYNMEKMVMPLQEYINDPRAHELVHNGETFQVAGLTNNSYFAESHEVRCCVQKHKILGEHVLEVAKKRLDDMLYVGLTEDHRESATMFANVVGAQVISKALTENSSMESAANSKSGTGQGSSHSESLPENDDNQDSTSDHKADEIGSAEDLEEKKETMTVGKLMEAYEGCISSLRKTQSRRRKSSLKRISPANFSKEDRSRVSEVVIEQIRSLNHLDFELYKYAREIFAKQHKHVVEKLSSMESESMFNNPGGITMWKFFSSAMYIVVLLVLLFLCVNARRRMSKVKI
- the LOC118034744 gene encoding protein-tyrosine sulfotransferase isoform X2, translated to MDPTLKLLAFLILVLANICPIKSDFSHCEKVVKNWAFSSLQRVKEDKHTLRDLLFFLHVPRTGGRTYFHCFLKRLYANAQECPRSYDKLRFDPRKQECRLLATHDDYSMMSKLPKEKTSVVTILRNPVDRIFSTYEFSIEVAARFLVHPNLTSATKMVGRMRPGATGVSTLDIWPWKYLVPWMREDLFARRDARKMMGSIDIKRNDPYNMEKMVMPLQEYINDPRAHELVHNGETFQVAGLTNNSYFAESHEVRCCVQKHKILGEHVLEVAKKRLDDMLYVGLTEDHRESATMFANVVGAQVISKALTENSSMESAANSKSGQGSSHSESLPENDDNQDSTSDHKADEIGSAEDLEEKKETMTVGKLMEAYEGCISSLRKTQSRRRKSSLKRISPANFSKEDRSRVSEVVIEQIRSLNHLDFELYKYAREIFAKQHKHVVEKLSSMESESMFNNPGGITMWKFFSSAMYIVVLLVLLFLCVNARRRMSKVKI